One window of the Candidatus Tisiphia endosymbiont of Sialis lutaria genome contains the following:
- a CDS encoding IS481 family transposase, whose protein sequence is MAKKPLPTEIIVTLYHQLANLSAKHPDRNKLIKETAEVFSVSFSTVRRAIKNYSQPRSIKRADYNKPRKTSFEEMLRYCELIAALKIRSTNRKGKQLSTPRAIAILEDHGVEVDGKQIIPTKGLLTKPTVNRYLKQLGLNSKNFLREPVVVRFQATYSNECWQLDFTPSDLKYLPQSSTGESQPLLLASVVDDRSGMTYQEYQLSEGENVLMALRFLFNAISQKSQKHFPFQGIPMMIYLDNGAIAKSLVFRRVCQQLGIELRPHMPAGSDGRRTTARSKGKVERVFNTVQNQLETLYHFHKPSSLEEANSWLWNYLAHYNSLPHRSEKHSRLEDWQANLPPEGFRQACTWERFCQMAREPDERQVASDACVTIEGVRYQLTGEMAGEKVILLFGLFDNELHVEFQGQKHGPFYPATGPIPLHSYRSFKKTKIEKQLDKIEELAKKLSLPRSVLTGQFGSGLKLIQQAKLVTTEEKSQPFIPFEEHDIEMAYFKTGVEAKLAIAKFLGKPLATISESQRLVLDNLISESLHKVTLLNKVREFFKLRLVSNQT, encoded by the coding sequence ATGGCAAAAAAGCCTCTTCCTACTGAGATAATAGTAACTTTATATCACCAACTTGCTAATTTATCTGCAAAGCATCCAGATAGGAATAAACTTATTAAAGAAACCGCTGAGGTTTTCAGTGTTTCATTTTCTACAGTACGTCGTGCAATTAAAAACTATAGTCAGCCTCGTTCTATCAAGCGTGCTGATTACAATAAGCCAAGGAAAACTAGCTTTGAGGAAATGTTACGTTATTGTGAATTGATTGCTGCACTTAAAATTCGTTCAACTAATCGTAAAGGGAAGCAACTCTCTACACCTAGAGCTATAGCAATATTGGAGGATCATGGAGTAGAGGTAGATGGTAAGCAAATTATCCCTACTAAAGGTTTACTTACTAAACCCACAGTTAATCGTTATTTAAAGCAACTTGGTCTTAACTCAAAAAATTTCTTGCGTGAACCAGTAGTAGTGAGATTTCAAGCTACATATAGCAATGAGTGTTGGCAACTTGATTTTACTCCATCTGACTTAAAATATTTACCACAAAGCAGCACTGGTGAAAGTCAGCCTCTATTACTTGCCAGTGTAGTAGATGATAGAAGTGGCATGACTTACCAAGAGTATCAGTTGAGCGAAGGCGAGAATGTATTAATGGCGTTACGGTTTTTGTTTAATGCTATATCTCAAAAAAGTCAAAAACATTTTCCTTTTCAAGGGATTCCTATGATGATTTATCTTGATAATGGAGCTATAGCAAAAAGCCTAGTTTTTAGGCGAGTATGTCAGCAATTAGGTATTGAACTTCGCCCTCATATGCCGGCAGGAAGTGATGGAAGACGCACTACCGCCCGTTCAAAAGGCAAAGTAGAACGAGTATTTAATACTGTGCAAAATCAATTAGAAACATTGTATCATTTTCATAAGCCATCTTCTTTGGAAGAAGCCAACAGCTGGCTTTGGAATTATCTTGCCCATTATAATAGTTTACCGCACCGTAGTGAAAAACATTCTCGTTTAGAAGATTGGCAAGCAAATTTACCACCAGAAGGTTTTCGACAAGCATGTACATGGGAGCGTTTTTGTCAAATGGCACGGGAACCGGATGAACGTCAAGTAGCTTCTGATGCTTGTGTTACTATAGAAGGAGTACGCTATCAACTTACTGGAGAAATGGCTGGTGAAAAAGTAATACTGTTATTTGGATTGTTTGATAATGAATTACATGTTGAATTTCAAGGACAAAAGCATGGTCCATTTTACCCAGCAACAGGTCCCATTCCTTTACATAGTTATCGATCTTTTAAAAAGACAAAAATAGAGAAGCAACTGGATAAGATAGAAGAGTTAGCAAAAAAATTATCTTTACCACGTTCTGTACTTACTGGGCAATTTGGTAGTGGTCTAAAGCTTATACAACAGGCAAAATTGGTAACTACTGAAGAAAAGTCTCAGCCATTTATACCGTTTGAAGAACATGACATAGAAATGGCATATTTTAAAACAGGGGTGGAAGCAAAATTAGCTATTGCCAAATTTTTAGGTAAACCTCTAGCT
- a CDS encoding phospholipid-binding protein MlaC produces the protein MKKFIVCLILNFLSLSAYSTANDNNAGVDSYVNQLIKNGLEVFNDQNLTQDGKIAKSKMLILANLDLDWMAKFTLGVYRRTLTPEQIKQFTEVYGNYVSTVYADLVKNYHGQQPKVEQVRILDKGEFMVEMLIGTAKVNYLVRQKDASDNSSFKVSDVITEGVSMISSQQSEFMNILSNSGFDTLIDELVKKS, from the coding sequence ATGAAAAAATTTATTGTTTGCTTAATTTTAAATTTCCTGTCTTTGTCAGCCTATTCAACTGCTAATGATAATAATGCGGGGGTTGATAGCTATGTTAATCAGCTAATAAAAAATGGTCTAGAGGTATTTAATGATCAAAATTTAACTCAAGATGGCAAAATTGCTAAAAGTAAGATGCTAATTTTAGCTAACCTGGATTTAGATTGGATGGCTAAATTTACCCTTGGGGTCTACAGAAGAACTTTAACCCCTGAACAAATTAAACAATTTACAGAAGTTTATGGTAATTATGTCAGTACAGTCTATGCTGATTTGGTGAAAAATTATCATGGTCAACAACCTAAAGTTGAACAAGTGCGTATTCTTGATAAAGGTGAGTTTATGGTAGAAATGTTGATAGGAACAGCTAAAGTAAACTACTTGGTACGTCAAAAAGATGCAAGCGATAATTCTAGTTTTAAAGTTTCAGATGTTATTACGGAAGGTGTTAGTATGATCAGTTCCCAACAGTCAGAGTTCATGAATATTCTCAGTAATAGTGGTTTTGATACATTGATCGATGAATTGGTAAAGAAGTCATAA
- a CDS encoding transposase, protein MVVSSYRNQETTNMKYYIEDQAWEAILSFFKKKKAIHNKNEEKIRQFIEAIWFIARTGCQWRLLPDYYGCWYSVYRRFKRWVDKGIWEALMDHVNVFRQYLTQNNLKIAEKYKTSIIVSLGRLAISKYIQLLIVTFNYFVRVVLYKYV, encoded by the coding sequence ATGGTAGTTTCTAGTTATCGAAACCAAGAAACTACCAATATGAAGTATTACATAGAAGACCAAGCATGGGAAGCAATTTTATCATTTTTTAAGAAAAAAAAAGCTATACACAACAAGAATGAGGAAAAAATAAGACAGTTTATTGAAGCAATATGGTTTATTGCTAGAACAGGTTGTCAATGGCGTCTTCTGCCTGATTATTATGGTTGTTGGTACAGTGTTTATCGCAGATTTAAGAGATGGGTTGACAAAGGCATATGGGAAGCTTTAATGGATCATGTTAATGTTTTTAGGCAATACCTAACCCAGAATAATTTAAAAATTGCAGAAAAGTACAAGACGTCTATTATAGTTAGTTTAGGAAGATTGGCCATATCAAAGTATATTCAGCTATTGATTGTGACTTTTAATTACTTTGTAAGGGTTGTTTTATATAAATATGTTTGA
- the waaA gene encoding lipid IV(A) 3-deoxy-D-manno-octulosonic acid transferase has translation MIYLYHILSFLFLPLYVLLLVLRVIVGKEDIKRIGERFAIGHTHTIINSGGLGSRNDGVTPISNRQATSNDVSNFSSINYKRNETLVWIHAASVGESMIALTLVENINDLWLKRTMPKTTLKFLVTSGTKSSAKILQQKLPVNAVHQLIPIDNIIFVKKFFRNWQPTLGIFVESELWPCLISEGKKHCKLLLLNARISDKSFASWKKISSFFRAITSNFSEIIVQSNIDYEKFMQLGMSNINNLGNIKFANKKLPVNEQELTILAQYMSAKRIIVFASTHLEDETVLLNIIKPIKQRYPNCYFILIPRHPERKNDIGKACTQLNLTYSIKSEQNIPILTDDLYIVDKFGELGLFFSISYISFVGGSFKQGGHNVLEPAYFANYIIFGPDMSNFANIANEMLANKAATQIQNESDLLNKMEYLLSETGIEEAKIYQTNALEFVNKNQQILGNYLAIIEKYLLVGVNN, from the coding sequence ATGATCTATTTATATCATATCTTAAGTTTCCTATTTCTTCCACTATATGTTCTTTTATTGGTATTGAGAGTTATTGTTGGCAAAGAAGATATAAAGCGTATAGGGGAACGTTTTGCTATTGGGCATACACATACTATAATCAATTCAGGAGGATTGGGTAGTAGGAACGATGGAGTGACGCCTATAAGTAATAGGCAAGCGACGAGTAACGACGTCAGCAACTTCTCATCAATTAACTATAAACGAAATGAAACTTTAGTTTGGATACATGCCGCCAGTGTAGGGGAATCTATGATAGCTCTTACCTTAGTTGAAAATATTAATGATCTTTGGCTAAAAAGAACGATGCCAAAAACCACCTTAAAGTTTTTGGTTACTTCAGGAACCAAATCTTCTGCAAAAATATTACAACAAAAGTTACCTGTAAATGCTGTTCATCAACTAATTCCTATAGACAATATTATTTTTGTTAAGAAATTTTTTAGAAATTGGCAACCAACTCTAGGAATCTTTGTTGAATCAGAATTATGGCCATGTCTAATTAGCGAAGGGAAGAAACATTGTAAATTATTATTACTGAATGCTCGTATTTCTGATAAATCATTTGCATCATGGAAAAAAATAAGCTCATTTTTTAGGGCAATCACCTCTAATTTTAGTGAAATTATTGTTCAAAGTAACATCGATTATGAAAAATTTATGCAACTTGGTATGAGCAATATAAATAATTTAGGCAATATCAAATTTGCCAACAAAAAATTACCGGTAAATGAACAAGAATTAACAATTTTAGCACAATATATGAGTGCTAAAAGAATTATTGTATTTGCCAGCACTCATCTGGAAGATGAAACAGTATTACTGAATATTATAAAACCAATAAAACAACGATATCCAAATTGCTATTTTATTCTAATTCCACGCCATCCTGAACGTAAAAATGATATAGGGAAAGCGTGTACCCAACTAAATTTAACCTATAGTATCAAGTCTGAACAAAATATACCTATTCTGACTGATGATCTTTACATTGTTGATAAATTTGGAGAACTAGGATTATTTTTTAGCATATCTTATATTTCATTTGTTGGCGGTTCATTTAAACAAGGTGGACATAACGTACTTGAACCAGCATATTTTGCTAATTATATTATATTTGGACCAGATATGAGTAATTTTGCTAATATTGCTAATGAAATGCTTGCAAATAAAGCTGCTACGCAAATTCAAAACGAAAGTGATTTATTGAATAAAATGGAATATTTGCTATCTGAAACTGGTATCGAGGAAGCTAAAATTTATCAGACTAATGCCTTAGAATTTGTTAATAAAAACCAACAGATTTTAGGTAATTATTTAGCTATTATAGAAAAATATTTGTTAGTAGGAGTAAATAATTAA
- a CDS encoding VacJ family lipoprotein: MKRFILLSLVILNFFNLTAIADVQNTQDNDDFQYVYSAKNGCMQVYDPYEKLNRKIFVFNSILDYLFLRPITIGYKQFTNDYTKARVSSFLDNITIPLTAVNYGLQMNYDQTMKSIWRFLINSTFGIGGLFDVASKIGLKVTKQTLGNTLAHYGVGPGPYLVLPFIGATNARDFTDPVFTNSYLNPIMYRVHRNFEMVVSSVQIIDTRLGLLPFTDYITRSSTDPYIAVRSAMHQNRESVIAYPKQFKCPKPN; the protein is encoded by the coding sequence ATGAAGAGATTTATATTACTATCATTAGTTATACTTAACTTTTTTAACCTAACCGCAATAGCGGATGTTCAAAATACTCAAGATAATGATGATTTTCAGTATGTTTATAGTGCCAAGAATGGTTGTATGCAAGTCTATGATCCTTATGAAAAACTGAATCGTAAAATCTTTGTCTTTAACTCCATTTTAGATTATCTGTTTTTGCGACCTATTACTATAGGCTATAAACAATTTACTAATGATTATACCAAAGCTAGAGTGAGTAGTTTTCTAGATAACATTACTATACCTTTGACTGCTGTCAATTATGGTTTACAGATGAATTATGATCAAACTATGAAGAGTATATGGAGATTTCTTATCAATAGTACATTTGGTATAGGCGGATTATTTGACGTAGCAAGTAAAATTGGCTTAAAAGTTACCAAACAAACTTTGGGGAATACTTTAGCTCATTATGGAGTAGGGCCTGGACCATACTTAGTCCTACCATTTATTGGTGCTACTAATGCAAGAGACTTCACAGATCCGGTATTTACAAATAGTTATTTAAATCCTATAATGTATAGGGTACATAGGAATTTTGAAATGGTAGTATCTAGTGTACAAATTATAGATACTAGGTTAGGATTATTACCATTTACTGACTATATAACACGTAGTTCTACCGATCCTTACATAGCTGTAAGATCAGCTATGCATCAAAATCGGGAATCTGTAATTGCCTATCCTAAACAATTTAAATGCCCTAAACCTAACTAA
- the rho gene encoding transcription termination factor Rho — protein MVTDNKESSDNHYNNSIKYDSPNKDGVVTINLKQLKRKSPEELQVQAENLNIENSSALLKQELVFAILKKSVEQGDLISGEGVLEILPDGFGFLRSPEVNYSAGPDDIYISPSQIRRFGLRTGDTVEGQIRAPKPGERYFALLKVNKVNFEEPSKAYHRVHFDNLTPLYPEKKLSLELEDNSKDFSTRIIELVAPMGKGQRALIVAPPRTGKTVLLQNIAHAITTNNPEVFLIVLLIDERPEEVTDMQRSVRGEVVSSTFDEPAIRHVQLAEMVIEKAKRLVEHKRDVVILVDAITRLARAYNTVVPSSGKVLTGGVDANALQRPKRFFGAARNIENGGSLTIIGTALIDTGSRMDEVIFEEFKGTGNSEIVLDRKIADKRIYPAIDITKSGTRKEELLVDKAILTKMWVLRRIINPMGTIDAAEFLIDKLKNTKTNTEFFDSMNS, from the coding sequence ATAGTGACCGACAATAAGGAATCATCTGATAACCATTACAATAATAGTATCAAGTATGATAGCCCTAATAAAGATGGTGTTGTTACCATCAATCTCAAACAATTAAAACGTAAATCACCTGAAGAGTTGCAAGTACAAGCAGAAAATCTTAACATTGAGAACTCTAGTGCTTTGCTAAAGCAAGAGCTAGTCTTTGCTATACTCAAGAAATCTGTTGAACAGGGTGATTTGATTTCAGGAGAAGGTGTACTGGAAATTCTACCTGATGGGTTTGGATTTCTTAGATCCCCAGAGGTAAATTACTCCGCCGGTCCTGATGATATTTATATTTCTCCAAGTCAGATTCGTCGCTTTGGACTACGTACAGGGGACACGGTAGAAGGACAAATTAGGGCTCCAAAACCAGGAGAACGTTATTTTGCATTACTGAAAGTAAATAAAGTTAACTTTGAAGAGCCTTCTAAGGCATATCATAGAGTACATTTTGATAATTTGACTCCACTTTATCCTGAAAAAAAATTATCATTAGAACTAGAAGATAATAGCAAGGATTTTAGTACCAGAATAATTGAATTGGTGGCTCCTATGGGTAAAGGACAACGGGCGTTGATTGTTGCTCCACCAAGAACTGGTAAAACTGTTCTATTACAAAATATCGCCCATGCTATTACCACCAATAATCCAGAAGTATTTTTAATCGTTCTGTTAATCGATGAACGTCCAGAAGAAGTAACCGATATGCAGCGTTCAGTGCGTGGGGAAGTCGTTAGTTCAACTTTTGACGAACCGGCTATTAGGCACGTTCAGCTTGCTGAAATGGTTATTGAGAAAGCTAAGAGATTGGTAGAGCATAAAAGAGATGTGGTAATATTGGTTGACGCAATAACAAGACTTGCCAGAGCTTATAACACTGTTGTCCCATCTTCTGGTAAAGTTCTCACAGGGGGGGTTGATGCAAATGCATTACAACGACCAAAAAGATTCTTTGGAGCAGCAAGAAATATTGAGAATGGTGGTTCATTAACTATAATAGGAACTGCTTTAATTGATACTGGTTCGCGTATGGATGAGGTGATCTTTGAAGAATTTAAAGGTACTGGTAATTCTGAAATAGTTCTCGATCGCAAAATAGCTGATAAACGTATTTATCCTGCGATTGATATTACTAAATCTGGCACACGTAAAGAGGAGTTATTGGTTGATAAAGCCATTCTAACCAAAATGTGGGTTCTTCGTAGAATCATTAATCCAATGGGGACTATAGATGCAGCAGAGTTTTTAATTGATAAACTTAAAAATACTAAAACTAATACAGAATTCTTTGATTCAATGAATTCATAA
- a CDS encoding recombinase family protein, translating to MSKTIAYLRVSTIDQDLEKNKAAILYLANERNLGRVSFVEEIISGKINWRKRKIAIILDEMKNGDKIIVSELSRLGRSMLECMEILSIATAKGVAIYAVKGNWQLDNTIQSKIVAMAFSMASEIERDLISKRTTEALRVRKEAGMSLGRPQGIGKSKLDIYRPEIEALLANGATQKFIAMRYGCTEANLHHWLKKRGISKISHTSLKQAV from the coding sequence ATGAGCAAAACAATAGCATATTTACGAGTATCAACTATTGACCAAGATCTTGAAAAAAATAAAGCAGCTATTTTATATTTAGCCAATGAAAGGAATTTAGGTAGGGTTTCTTTTGTTGAGGAAATTATCTCAGGTAAAATTAATTGGCGTAAACGTAAGATTGCTATAATTTTAGATGAGATGAAGAATGGGGATAAAATTATTGTTAGCGAATTATCAAGATTAGGTCGTAGTATGCTTGAATGTATGGAGATTTTATCAATAGCGACTGCAAAAGGTGTTGCTATTTATGCTGTTAAGGGTAACTGGCAATTAGATAATACCATTCAAAGCAAAATTGTTGCTATGGCATTTTCTATGGCTTCAGAGATAGAACGTGATTTGATTTCTAAACGTACTACTGAAGCTTTACGAGTACGTAAAGAAGCTGGTATGAGTTTAGGTCGCCCACAAGGAATAGGTAAAAGCAAACTAGATATTTATCGTCCTGAAATTGAAGCTCTATTAGCTAATGGGGCGACTCAAAAGTTTATCGCAATGCGGTATGGTTGTACGGAAGCTAACCTACATCACTGGCTTAAAAAAAGGGGGATTAGCAAAATTTCACATACTTCTTTAAAACAGGCTGTATAG
- the idi gene encoding isopentenyl-diphosphate Delta-isomerase, whose translation MSYSNERSVHLVHEHANAPKFCRTNSSKHSSIHVVLVDEQDNILGTEDKLTVHNSNTPLHRGVSVFLFNSQKDILIQRRSLLKKTWGGFWSNSFCGHPQINETYEQAVYRHAKFELGLVSLQKVYFIANYRYKFAINNIVENEICPIYLALSDDVIRINEQEIAEVKLLKWQDFKLYTEEYSANFSPWCKEELKILENSEIFKKFMDSAL comes from the coding sequence ATGTCATATTCAAATGAGCGGAGTGTACATTTAGTACATGAACACGCGAATGCCCCGAAGTTTTGCAGAACCAATTCTTCAAAGCATTCGAGTATACATGTTGTATTAGTTGATGAACAAGATAATATTCTTGGAACAGAGGATAAATTGACGGTTCATAATTCTAATACACCATTGCATAGAGGGGTTTCTGTGTTTCTTTTCAATAGTCAAAAGGACATCTTGATACAAAGAAGAAGCTTACTCAAAAAAACCTGGGGTGGATTTTGGTCTAATAGTTTTTGTGGACATCCACAAATTAACGAAACTTACGAGCAAGCTGTTTATAGGCATGCAAAATTTGAATTAGGCTTGGTCAGCTTGCAGAAAGTATATTTTATTGCTAATTATCGTTATAAATTTGCTATAAATAATATTGTGGAAAATGAGATATGTCCGATATATTTAGCTTTATCAGATGATGTTATCAGAATAAATGAACAAGAAATAGCAGAAGTAAAATTACTTAAATGGCAAGATTTTAAGTTATACACAGAGGAATACTCAGCCAACTTTTCTCCTTGGTGTAAAGAAGAGCTTAAAATATTAGAAAATAGCGAAATATTCAAAAAATTTATGGATTCAGCTTTATAA
- a CDS encoding lysophospholipid acyltransferase family protein codes for MIKKLLKKNNFALSVVTKLLYSYLRVVYFTCRWQFVFPDGYNEQQFLAQKGAIFAFWHNRLALGPGIFTGHKDIHALISPHSDGKIISDIVNKFGFGVINGSTNKNSVVALKAIIKKLHNGSNIVITPDGPRGPIYKINSNINKVAQKYNIKLIPVSCKASRYFLLKSWDKLIMPLPFGKITAFIGLPLIFMGNENQDDINLAQALNISEINS; via the coding sequence ATGATCAAGAAACTTCTTAAAAAGAATAATTTTGCACTTAGTGTAGTCACTAAATTATTGTATAGTTATTTGAGAGTGGTTTATTTTACCTGTCGTTGGCAGTTTGTTTTTCCAGATGGTTACAATGAACAGCAATTTTTAGCACAAAAAGGGGCAATTTTTGCTTTTTGGCATAACAGGCTCGCTTTGGGTCCAGGAATATTTACCGGTCATAAAGACATCCATGCCCTTATTTCTCCTCATTCTGATGGTAAAATAATTAGTGATATTGTCAATAAATTCGGCTTTGGGGTAATAAATGGCTCTACTAATAAAAATTCTGTGGTAGCTTTAAAAGCCATTATCAAAAAATTACATAATGGTAGTAATATAGTAATTACCCCAGATGGTCCGCGTGGACCTATTTACAAAATAAATAGTAATATTAACAAAGTGGCTCAAAAATATAATATAAAATTAATACCGGTTTCTTGTAAGGCTTCTAGATATTTTTTACTTAAAAGTTGGGATAAACTGATTATGCCGCTACCTTTTGGTAAAATAACGGCTTTTATAGGTTTGCCACTAATTTTTATGGGCAATGAAAATCAAGATGATATTAATTTAGCCCAAGCATTAAACATCAGTGAAATAAACTCATGA
- a CDS encoding pyridoxal phosphate-dependent aminotransferase: MSLIAKRLDLIKPSPTLALVKKTFELKKLGRDIISLGAGEPDFDTPNNIKEAAIKAVRDGLTKYTNVDGVLELKQAVQNKFKYENNLDYDLDEIIVSSGGKQVIYNLFMASLNPGDEVIIPSPYWVSYPDMVILADGIPVFVNCNMENNFKLTVNVLERVISKKTKWLIINSPSNPTGGAYSYQELADIAELLRKYPNINIMSDDIYEHIIFDDFKFYTFAQVAPDLKDRIFTVNGVSKAYSMTGWRIGYGAGTKSLIKAMAIIQSQSTSNPCSISQMAAIEALTGPQDFIKSNAKNFQEKRDLTLSILNDIKGISCYKPAGAFYLFPKCNELFGLKTPSNKIIKDSNDFGEYLLEECSVAVVPGIAFGLENYFRISYATSIKNLEQACLRIKNACHQLK, translated from the coding sequence ATGTCACTTATTGCTAAACGATTAGATTTAATAAAGCCATCCCCTACTTTAGCCTTAGTCAAAAAAACATTTGAACTAAAAAAACTAGGCAGAGACATAATCTCCCTTGGGGCTGGTGAGCCTGACTTTGATACGCCAAATAATATCAAGGAAGCTGCAATTAAGGCTGTGCGAGATGGTTTAACAAAATATACTAATGTTGATGGTGTATTGGAGCTTAAACAAGCGGTACAGAACAAATTCAAGTATGAAAATAATTTAGATTATGATTTAGACGAGATAATCGTATCCAGTGGAGGAAAACAAGTAATCTATAATTTGTTTATGGCATCCCTTAACCCCGGTGATGAAGTAATTATTCCTAGTCCATACTGGGTTTCATACCCAGATATGGTAATATTAGCTGACGGTATTCCGGTATTTGTTAATTGTAACATGGAAAATAATTTTAAACTTACTGTTAATGTTCTAGAGCGAGTAATTAGCAAAAAAACTAAATGGTTAATTATTAATTCGCCGAGTAATCCAACAGGGGGGGCATATTCTTATCAAGAATTAGCTGATATTGCTGAATTATTACGCAAATATCCCAACATAAATATTATGTCTGATGATATTTATGAGCATATTATTTTTGATGATTTTAAGTTTTATACTTTTGCTCAAGTGGCACCGGATTTAAAAGATCGAATATTTACGGTTAATGGTGTATCAAAAGCTTATTCTATGACAGGATGGCGTATAGGATACGGAGCTGGTACTAAATCATTAATTAAGGCAATGGCTATTATTCAGTCACAAAGTACTTCTAATCCTTGCTCTATAAGCCAAATGGCAGCCATTGAAGCTTTAACTGGCCCTCAAGATTTTATTAAGTCTAATGCAAAAAACTTTCAAGAAAAACGTGACTTAACCTTATCAATCCTAAATGATATCAAGGGTATTAGTTGTTATAAGCCGGCAGGAGCATTCTATTTATTTCCTAAATGTAATGAATTATTTGGGCTTAAAACCCCCTCTAATAAAATTATCAAAGATAGTAATGATTTTGGAGAATATTTGCTTGAAGAATGTAGTGTGGCAGTTGTTCCTGGTATTGCATTCGGTTTAGAAAATTATTTCAGAATTTCTTACGCAACTTCGATAAAAAATTTGGAGCAAGCATGCTTGCGTATAAAAAATGCTTGTCATCAATTAAAATGA
- the mdh gene encoding malate dehydrogenase: protein MSKKTKIALIGSGNIGGTLAHLISLRELGDVVMFDISQGFSQGKTLDIAQAGAITGSDVISTGTNDYKDIAGADAIIVTAGAPRLPGMSRDDLINVNSTVIKTVAENIKQYAPNAFVIVVTNPLDAMVYVMLKESGLPSNRVVGMAGVLDSARFNLFLAHEFNVSVENVSSFVLGGHGDSMVPLIRYSTINGIPVLDLVEMGWSTKERINEIIDRTRNGGGEIVSLLKTGSAYYAPATSAIEMLESYLKDKRKILTCAAYLQGEYGVNNMYVGVPVIIGKNGVEKIVEIKLNDEEQDLFNKSVDGVRKLLESVK from the coding sequence ATGAGTAAAAAAACAAAAATTGCTTTAATTGGTAGTGGCAATATCGGTGGAACACTTGCCCATTTGATAAGTCTAAGAGAACTTGGTGACGTAGTTATGTTTGATATATCTCAAGGCTTTTCGCAGGGTAAGACTTTAGATATAGCACAAGCTGGAGCTATTACAGGTTCAGATGTAATTAGTACAGGTACTAATGATTATAAAGACATAGCAGGTGCAGATGCAATAATTGTTACAGCTGGAGCACCACGTTTACCCGGAATGAGTCGTGATGATTTAATTAATGTTAATAGCACTGTTATCAAAACTGTTGCAGAAAATATTAAACAATATGCACCGAACGCTTTTGTTATTGTTGTAACCAATCCACTTGATGCTATGGTTTATGTAATGTTAAAGGAAAGTGGATTACCTAGCAATAGGGTAGTCGGTATGGCCGGGGTACTTGACTCAGCCAGATTTAACCTTTTCTTAGCCCATGAATTTAATGTTTCTGTAGAAAATGTTAGTAGTTTTGTCCTTGGGGGGCATGGTGATTCAATGGTTCCTTTGATTAGATATTCGACAATTAATGGGATACCAGTGTTAGATTTAGTCGAAATGGGATGGTCAACGAAGGAACGTATTAATGAGATAATAGATCGTACCAGAAATGGTGGTGGAGAAATTGTTTCACTACTTAAAACGGGTTCTGCCTATTACGCTCCGGCAACATCTGCTATCGAAATGTTAGAAAGTTATCTAAAAGATAAACGCAAAATATTAACTTGTGCTGCTTATCTTCAAGGGGAATATGGAGTAAACAATATGTATGTCGGTGTACCGGTTATTATTGGTAAAAATGGTGTGGAAAAAATAGTAGAAATAAAATTAAACGATGAAGAGCAAGATTTATTTAACAAATCAGTAGATGGAGTTAGAAAGTTGCTTGAGTCAGTAAAATAG